The Neorhizobium sp. NCHU2750 genome contains the following window.
TCATGCCGTCGCGTAGCGGCGTCACCAGCCCGATCTTGGCGAGGCGATAGAGACCGGCGAGAAGCGGCCGCGGTATGGAGCGGTTGACATAGCGGATCGGCGTCCAGTCGACCTGCCCGAGAGCGCCGTTGACCCGCCCCGCCTGCTCGGCCACCGTCCGCTGCATCTGTTCGTATTCCGGCACTTCCGAGCGCGATTTCGGGGTGATCTGCAGATAGGTGACCTGGTTCTGGTAGGCCGGGTTCAGGCGCACGAATTTTTCGAATGCGTCGATGCGCTGGGTGATCCCCTTGGAATAGTCCAGCCGGTCGACGCCGATGATGAGATCGCGACCCTCGATGCTTTCGCGCGCCTTCTTCACCATCGCATTGCGCGAGGCCTTTACGGCATACTGGGCGAAAGGCTTGGTCTCGATCGAGATAGAATAGGCGCCGCCCTTGAACGTATGGCCGTAGGTGGAGAATTTCTTGCCGCCCTCCAGCCGCTCGCCGATCCCTTCTCGCACCAGTCCGCCGCCGAAATTGTCGAGGTCATAGTCGGTCTGGAAGCCGACCAGGTCATATTGCGACAGGCCGCGCATGATCTGCTCATGCACCGGCATGGCAAACAACACATCCGCCGGCGGCCAGGGGATATGTAGGAAGAAGCCGATCTTGTTCTTGAAACCCATCTGCCGAAGTTCGGCAGCAAGCGGGATGAGGTGATAGTCATGCACCCAGATGATGTCGTCGTCTTTCAAGAGCGGCGCCAGCTTGTGGGCGAAGAAGCGGTTGACGCGAAAATAGCCCGCCATTTCCTTGCGGCCGTATTCTGCAAGATCCAGCCGGTAGTGACAGATCGGCCATAAGACCCGGTTGGCGAAACCGTGGTAATATTCCTCGACATCGGTATCGGTGAGGTCGGTCAGCGCATAGGTGATGTTGCCGTGCTCGCGAATATCGAGCTTCTCCGGCTCCCGGTCACCGCTGGAATTCCCCGACCACCCCATCCAGATGCCGCCGCGCTCCTCAAGCGCTGCCTGCAGGGCGACCGCAAGTCCGCCGGCCGGCGCATCGCCTGCCTTCTTGGGAACGGTGACACGGTTCGAAACGACCACAAGTCGGCTCAAGGCAAATTCCTTTCAAATATCAAATAGCGTAGGGCCGGGCGCATCAGCGTGCGAGACCGGCCAGAATGCTGCGAAGTTCGCCGGCAGAGGCGATCAGCATCGCCGCCCGGCTGGACGTGCCATCCGGCAAAATCGCTCCGCCGATCCGCACCGATAGGCCGCCAAGCGCATTGGTGGCGGCAAACATCGCCTCATCTGTCAGATCGTCGCCGATTGCGACAGGCAGCCGGCCGGCAAAGGGTGGGGTGGCAAGATAGGCCCTCAATGCCTCTCCCTTGCTGGCGCGGGCGGGCCGCAGCTCGATCACCATCTTGCCGCGCTGCAGGGTGAACGCATCGCCCGCGTCTGCCGCGGCACGCTCCATCAGCGCTTCGAGATCGGCCTGCCGCTCCGGCGCCTGGCGATAGTGAGCCCCGACGGCCGCTCCCTTGTCCTCGATCAGCACGCCGTCCCATCGGCTCGCCTCTTCGGCGATACGCATCTTCAGCGCCTCGAATTGCGGCGTCACTGAAACCCGGTCGATCGTGCCGTCGGCCAAGCGCCGCTCCGCGCCATGAAGCCCGGCAATCGGAAAGCGATAGGGTTCGAAAAGCCTGTCGGCATAGGAAAGCGCCCGGCCGGTCACCAGCGCCAACGCGCCTGAAAACCTGTTCGCCAGGCGGTCGAGGTCGGAAGGCAGCTCGGCCGGCACCACTATGCCGTCCGGGGTCGGCGCAAGATCGATCAGCGTGCCGTCTATGTCGAGAAAAAGCGCCCAGCGGTCAAACTGTGCGAGCAAGTCCGAAAGCCTGTTTCCGGGCGGTGAAAGATCGGCCGGGTGTGGGCCGGACTTGGGCTGTATCTGCTGCGACATAAAGGGGTATCTAGGCTTCAAGCCCGGCGCGGCAACCCTTCATGCCACGGAATGGCCGCAAACGGGGCCGTCTGTACGGTATCGTTCGGACGGATAGCGGCCGCCGGTTTCTTAATTTTCGTTGCAAAATGTGATCTTTTCGCAGTCGCAAAATTGTCATGAATCTTGGTAGCTTCATATTTCGTTAGGCGAATGAATCGACCCTTCCATGAGCGCGGTGTGTCTGCCGCAAAAATCGACCGGAGTGACAGGACAAATGTGCCGTTGGGCAGCCTATAGAGGCGAACCGCTTTATCTCGAAGAGCTTGTTTCATCGCCTGCGCATTCCCTGATCGAACAGTCCCATTGTGCCACGCGCGCAAAAACGGCGACAAACGGCGATGGTTTCGGCATCGCCTGGTATGGTGACAGGCCGGAGCCCGGCCGCTACCGCGATGTGCTTCCGGCCTGGTCAGACTGCAATCTGCGAAGTCTCGCCCGCCAGATCCGCTCCCCCCTGTTTCTCGCGCATGTGCGGGCAGCCACCACCGGCGCGACGCGTCGGGACAACTGTCATCCCTTCGTCCATGGCCGCTGGTCTTTCATGCACAATGGCCAGATCGCCAATTTCGACCGGATCCGCCGGTCCATGGAAGGCCTTCTGTCGGATGAGCTGTTCGCCGCACGCACCGGCACGACCGACAGCGAGATGATTTTCCTCCTCGCCCTGCAACTGGGCCTCGATGCCGATCCTCTTGGCGCGATGGAAAAGGCGGTTGCCACCGTCGAGGCGCTGTCGATGGAAAAATCGGGCGAAGCCCTGGTGCGCTTCACCTCCTGCTTTTCCGATGGCAAGCAGCTTTATGCCGTGCGCTACGCGACCGACCACAGGCCGCCGACGCTTTACGCGGCGCCCATGGGTGGCTCTGCCGGCGCCCGCAGCGGCTATTGTCTCGTCTCCGAACCGCTGAATGACGAAGCCGATACCTGGGTGGAAATTCCCGATGGCAGTGCCGTCAAGGTCTGCCCGGACGGCATGCAGGCGCTGCTGTTCCAGCCCCGGCTGCTTGCGGAAGCGGCCTGAAAATTCAGCCGAGCTCCTCTAGTCGAGCCTCTGTGCGATCAGCGCCGCAAGCCGCTCGGCCACATCGTCCTTGGCAAGGTCCGGCCATTCGTCGATCCCCTCCGCCGAGATGATCTTCACCCGGTTGCGGTTGCCGCCCATCACACCGCTTTCGGGAGAAACATCATTGGCAACGATCATGTCCGCGCCTTTGCGTGCCAGTTTGGCTCGGCCGTTCGCCTCGACATTTTCCGTTTCCGCAGCAAACCCGACGACCAGTTTCGGCCGTTTTTGATGATGGCCGACGGTTTTCAGGATGTCCGGGTTTTCAGTAAGGGCCAGGGGCGCAGGCGCTTCGCCGGGTTGCTTCTTGATCTTCTGGCCGGATGACGCAGCAACGCGCCAGTCGGCGACCGCCGCGACCATGACAGCGATATCGGCCGGCAGGTGGCGTGTGACCGCCTCGAGCATCTCCTCGGCGCGTTCCACATGCACGGTCGTCACGCCGGCAGGGTCGGGGATCGTCACAGGTCCGGAGATAAGCGTGACATCGGCACCGAGCCTGGCGAGGGCTGCCGCAATGGCGTGTCCCTGCTTTCCTGAAGAGCGGTTGGCAATATAGCGCACCGGGTCGATCGGCTCGTGCGTCGGCCCCGAGGTGACGATGGCGGTACGCCCCTTGAGCGGCTTCGCCCCGTCGTCCAGCATGCCAATCACGGCATCCACGATCTGCAGCGGCTCGGCCATGCGGCCGACCCCTGCCTCGTTGCTTTCGGCCATCTCTCCGGCCATCGGGCCGATAAGGGTAATGCCGTCACCCTTGAGCGTCTCGACATTGCGCCTTGTCGGCGCGGCGGCCCACATCTTCGGGTTCATGGCAGGCGCCAGCAGCACCGGCCGGTCGGTGGCCAGAAGCACGGTGCTGGCAAGATCGTCGGCCAGGCCGTTCGCTATCTTCGCCATCAGGTTTGCCGTGGCCGGCGCGACCAGCACCAGATCGCAGTCGCGCGCCAGTCTGATATGTCCGACATCCTGCTCGTCTTCGCGCGAAAAGAGATCGGCATAGACATGGCCGGAAGAGAGCGCCCCAACCGCAAGCGGGGTGATGAATTCCTGCGCCGCCTTCGTCATGATCGGTCTCACCTCGGCACCGCGTTCACGCAGGCGCCGGATCAGGTCGAGGCTCTTATAGGCCGCGATGCCGCCGGAAATGATGAGAAGGATGCGCTTGCCGTTCAGTACCATGATCTTGCCTGCCTGCCGATTGGCCGGAAGCTAAGGTTTCAACCTCCAACTTGCAATCTTCTTTCCCGTCGCGTGGTGAACGGGGAATGGCTCTACTTGCCTGCGACACCACGCTACGCTACCAATCTGCCATGGCCGGATGCGGCCAGCCGCCCGCGGTTTTCTCGCCATGGTGAACGCATCCACCCGACCTTCATCCTTGCCACCCGGCCAATGATGACGAACGGATCAGCAATGCGGGCCCTGATCTTCCGGTTCGTCCATTGAAGGGATGATGTCATGCGCGATTTCCGCGATGCGAAACTGATGGCCAAGGCACTGCGCGAGGCGCTTGCCGAAGCAAAAGTCGAGATTTCCCATAGCAAGGCACTGGATGTGGTCTCCGCCCAGTTCGGTTATGACGACTGGAACGTTCTGGCAGCAAAGATCGACGCAGCCGGTCCGGTGCAGCGGAAGGACCCGATTTCGATCCAGCCGGCCATCCCGATCTTCCGCATCTTCGATGTCGCCAAGGCCATGGAATTCTACCGCGATTTCCTAGGCTTCACCGTCGATTGGGACCACCGTTTCGCACCGACCGCGCCGCTCTATTGCCAGATGTCGCGCAGCGGCATGCAGATCCATCTCTCCGAACATGCAGGCGATGCGTCGCCCGGCGCCCGCGTTTTCGTGCCCATGTCCGGGGCTGCTGCCTTCCACAGGGAACTGACGGCCAAGAACTATCCCTACATGCGGCCGGGCCTGGAACAGGCGCCCTGGGGTCTGGAAGTGACGGTGATCGATCCGTTCAGCAATCGCATCACCTTCTGCGAACGCGAGATCAAGGGGTAGCCTGCAGGTCGCTCAGACCAGGCCGAACAGGTTGAGGGCAATCGGCGATCGCTGCTCCTTCATCATGGCGATGCCGAGCCTTGCCATCAGCGGCGGCCCCTCGATCGGCCGGAAGACGACGCCGTCGATCCCGATCTTCGCCAGCGATTTCGGTACGATCGACACGCCGAGACCGGCTGCGACAAGGTTCACGACGGAAGGGATCTGCGGGGCTTCTTGTGTCACGTTCGGCTCGAACCCGGCATCCTTGCAGGCCCGCAGGATGTCGATATAGAGGCTGAGGCCCATATTGCGCGGGAAGGTTATGAACGGCTCGCCGGCGAGGCTGGCGAGCTTGACGCGGCTTTGTGCCGCAAGCAGGTGGCCGGCCGGCAGCGCAATCAACATCGGTTCGTCGGCCATGCGTTTCAGCCTCACGCCCGCCGTGTCTTCGAGCCCGGGCCGTATGAAGGCCGCATCGAGCTCGCCCTTGGCCAGCTTCTCCATCAGCCAGTTGCTGTTCATCTCGATGAGTGACAGCGCCACCTCCGGCCATCGCGCCCTGAACTGCCGGATGATCCCGGTCACGGCCGGGTTGAAGGTGGCCGATGCGGTAAATCCCAGCGCCAGGCGGCCTGTATCGCCTCTGGCAGCCTGCTGTGCGGCGAGTTTTGCCCTGTCTGCGGCGGCGAGCGTGACCTTTGCCTCGGCGAGAAACGCCGCTCCCGATGCCGTCAGCTCGGCGCCATGGGGCACACGGTGAAACAGCAGCGATCCGATCTCGTTTTCAAGATCGCGGATCTGCTGGCTGAGCGGCGGCTGGCCGATGCCGAGCTTTGCAGCGGCCCGGGTGAAGTTCAATTCTTCCGCCACGGCCACGAAATAACGAAGGTGCCTCAGTTCCATATGTAAAACCTATCACAAACGCCTCCTCCATATATTGGACACATAAGCGCAGGTCGAATAAATTTCGGGCATCTACAAAGGTCACTTTTATCATGCCCTCCGCCGCAGTCAGCCGTCCATTAGAACCCGAAATCAATTTAGCGCCCGCCACCGTCACCAGCGTCCCGCCGTCTGATCCTCCCAAGCAATATCTGACGCGCGGGACCTCCGCATACCGCAAGGCGAGCTTTGCGCTCTTCCTCTCCGGTTACTCGACCTTCGCGCTGCTTTATTGCGTGCAGCCGCTGATGCCGATCTTCTCCCGTGAATTCAGCGTCAGCCCCGCCGTCAGCTCATTGTCGCTATCGCTCTCGACCGGCTTGCTCGCGGTGGCCATCTTCTGCGCCGCCGCCGTTTCCGAACGGTTCGGCCGCCGCAGCCTGATGTTCTGTTCGCTGATGGGCGCATCGCTCTGCACACTCGCCTGTGCCCTCATGCCCAGCTGGACGCTCATCCTCGTCATCCGGGCGCTGGAAGGCCTGTTGCTCGGCGGTGTCCCTGCCGTTGCCATGGCCTATCTGTCGGAAGAGATCGACCCGAAGGGCATCGGTGCTGCCATGGGCCTCTATATCGCCGGCAATGCGCTGGGCGGCATGTCGGGCCGGGTCTTCACCGGCATACTGGCGGAGTTCCTCTCCTGGCGGGTTGCTCTGGGCGTGATCGCCGTCTTCGGCATTGCCGCCGCGATCGGCTTTTTCACCCTCCTGCCGCCCTCGCGCAATTTTTCGCCGCGCCGGTCCAATATCAGCTACCACGTCTCGGCTTGGCTCGGTCATGTCAGCCAGAGCGCGCTGGCACTGCTCTTCATCATCGGCTTCCTGCTGATGGGCTCCTTCGTGACGATCTATAACTATGCCGGCTTCCGGCTGGTCGCCGCGCCCTACTATCTCAACCAGACCGAACTCGGCCTGATCTTCACCGCCTATCTGTTCGGTGTCGGTTCGTCCTGGGTCGGCGGCACGCTGAGCGACCGCTTCGGCCGCTATCCGGTGATGATGGCGGGTGTCATTCTGATGTTTGCCGGTGTTCTCACCACGTTGGCTTCCTCGCTGGTGCTCATCATTCTCGGCGTCGCCATGTTGACGGCCGGTTTCTTCATGGCCCATGCGGTGGTGAGCGCCCTGATCGGGCGCCTGGCCCGCGGCAACAAGGGCCATGCCTCGGCACTCTACCTGCTCTGCTACTATCTCGGCTCCAGCATTGCCGGTTCCGTCGGTGGCAAGTTCTGGAGCGCCGGTGGCTGGTCGGCGGTTATCACCTTCACCGGTATCATGCTGGCTCTGGCCCTGGTTGCCGGCCAGACCTCCTATTTCATCAGCCGCCGAGCTGCCTGAAAAACCTCTCTAACCCTTCGCCTGGCCCGAACTCACGGCCGGGCGAGGGGGCTGAACAGGCTGGGTGACCAGCCTGAACTCGGTCATTTCCTTTTCGCTGAGATAGTAGAGCCGGTCCGGCGGCGTCTCCAGCGCATGCAACCAAAGGCCGGGACCGATCCCCATCTGCTGGAGAAACTTGGCAATGCGCGCCGTCGTCGACTGGAC
Protein-coding sequences here:
- a CDS encoding MFS transporter — its product is MPSAAVSRPLEPEINLAPATVTSVPPSDPPKQYLTRGTSAYRKASFALFLSGYSTFALLYCVQPLMPIFSREFSVSPAVSSLSLSLSTGLLAVAIFCAAAVSERFGRRSLMFCSLMGASLCTLACALMPSWTLILVIRALEGLLLGGVPAVAMAYLSEEIDPKGIGAAMGLYIAGNALGGMSGRVFTGILAEFLSWRVALGVIAVFGIAAAIGFFTLLPPSRNFSPRRSNISYHVSAWLGHVSQSALALLFIIGFLLMGSFVTIYNYAGFRLVAAPYYLNQTELGLIFTAYLFGVGSSWVGGTLSDRFGRYPVMMAGVILMFAGVLTTLASSLVLIILGVAMLTAGFFMAHAVVSALIGRLARGNKGHASALYLLCYYLGSSIAGSVGGKFWSAGGWSAVITFTGIMLALALVAGQTSYFISRRAA
- a CDS encoding class II glutamine amidotransferase, giving the protein MCRWAAYRGEPLYLEELVSSPAHSLIEQSHCATRAKTATNGDGFGIAWYGDRPEPGRYRDVLPAWSDCNLRSLARQIRSPLFLAHVRAATTGATRRDNCHPFVHGRWSFMHNGQIANFDRIRRSMEGLLSDELFAARTGTTDSEMIFLLALQLGLDADPLGAMEKAVATVEALSMEKSGEALVRFTSCFSDGKQLYAVRYATDHRPPTLYAAPMGGSAGARSGYCLVSEPLNDEADTWVEIPDGSAVKVCPDGMQALLFQPRLLAEAA
- the otsA gene encoding alpha,alpha-trehalose-phosphate synthase (UDP-forming) — protein: MSRLVVVSNRVTVPKKAGDAPAGGLAVALQAALEERGGIWMGWSGNSSGDREPEKLDIREHGNITYALTDLTDTDVEEYYHGFANRVLWPICHYRLDLAEYGRKEMAGYFRVNRFFAHKLAPLLKDDDIIWVHDYHLIPLAAELRQMGFKNKIGFFLHIPWPPADVLFAMPVHEQIMRGLSQYDLVGFQTDYDLDNFGGGLVREGIGERLEGGKKFSTYGHTFKGGAYSISIETKPFAQYAVKASRNAMVKKARESIEGRDLIIGVDRLDYSKGITQRIDAFEKFVRLNPAYQNQVTYLQITPKSRSEVPEYEQMQRTVAEQAGRVNGALGQVDWTPIRYVNRSIPRPLLAGLYRLAKIGLVTPLRDGMNLVAKEYVAAQDPEDPGVLVLSRFAGAARELSGALLVNPYDIEGTAHAIARGLSMSLEERKQRWEKMMNHLTEYDINRWCDDFLADLTAD
- a CDS encoding LysR family transcriptional regulator, producing MELRHLRYFVAVAEELNFTRAAAKLGIGQPPLSQQIRDLENEIGSLLFHRVPHGAELTASGAAFLAEAKVTLAAADRAKLAAQQAARGDTGRLALGFTASATFNPAVTGIIRQFRARWPEVALSLIEMNSNWLMEKLAKGELDAAFIRPGLEDTAGVRLKRMADEPMLIALPAGHLLAAQSRVKLASLAGEPFITFPRNMGLSLYIDILRACKDAGFEPNVTQEAPQIPSVVNLVAAGLGVSIVPKSLAKIGIDGVVFRPIEGPPLMARLGIAMMKEQRSPIALNLFGLV
- the otsB gene encoding trehalose-phosphatase, whose protein sequence is MSQQIQPKSGPHPADLSPPGNRLSDLLAQFDRWALFLDIDGTLIDLAPTPDGIVVPAELPSDLDRLANRFSGALALVTGRALSYADRLFEPYRFPIAGLHGAERRLADGTIDRVSVTPQFEALKMRIAEEASRWDGVLIEDKGAAVGAHYRQAPERQADLEALMERAAADAGDAFTLQRGKMVIELRPARASKGEALRAYLATPPFAGRLPVAIGDDLTDEAMFAATNALGGLSVRIGGAILPDGTSSRAAMLIASAGELRSILAGLAR
- the coaBC gene encoding bifunctional phosphopantothenoylcysteine decarboxylase/phosphopantothenate--cysteine ligase CoaBC produces the protein MVLNGKRILLIISGGIAAYKSLDLIRRLRERGAEVRPIMTKAAQEFITPLAVGALSSGHVYADLFSREDEQDVGHIRLARDCDLVLVAPATANLMAKIANGLADDLASTVLLATDRPVLLAPAMNPKMWAAAPTRRNVETLKGDGITLIGPMAGEMAESNEAGVGRMAEPLQIVDAVIGMLDDGAKPLKGRTAIVTSGPTHEPIDPVRYIANRSSGKQGHAIAAALARLGADVTLISGPVTIPDPAGVTTVHVERAEEMLEAVTRHLPADIAVMVAAVADWRVAASSGQKIKKQPGEAPAPLALTENPDILKTVGHHQKRPKLVVGFAAETENVEANGRAKLARKGADMIVANDVSPESGVMGGNRNRVKIISAEGIDEWPDLAKDDVAERLAALIAQRLD
- a CDS encoding glyoxalase superfamily protein is translated as MRDFRDAKLMAKALREALAEAKVEISHSKALDVVSAQFGYDDWNVLAAKIDAAGPVQRKDPISIQPAIPIFRIFDVAKAMEFYRDFLGFTVDWDHRFAPTAPLYCQMSRSGMQIHLSEHAGDASPGARVFVPMSGAAAFHRELTAKNYPYMRPGLEQAPWGLEVTVIDPFSNRITFCEREIKG